One region of Camelina sativa cultivar DH55 chromosome 6, Cs, whole genome shotgun sequence genomic DNA includes:
- the LOC104792236 gene encoding uncharacterized protein LOC104792236 isoform X1, producing the protein MAAANAPPELASGNPCCLAWQGKYMGMRKRRDAFKEAVTLLQKAIADANAEKSKLEKKLGEMAADRDTKENDSTVRAALEKEISGLKSEILSLQQKLEQNLKETKLLQHQASSRGKEINELKELLKKETLRADNSEEEREHAFKELNKAKALVVKDEETKPLVPEVKKEISLVKNLLASERQKTESERKKAESEKKKADQYLSELEMLRTTAHKTSDLLTLTSNLETVKKQLEFEKQKALKEKKRADMESAKAREQMKLAEGFSKKFETVRARNEELTKEMESESASSKVKLAENSVKLEEKIRLLEMHKKSALDWKSRVDDLTQQLQETRLVTEGLKKQVQELSPSQESIKTHSISPQKVRDLEKAKRKLLKKQLKFERNCAKHSNKVAKFEKFQREFQAKELGQLKLEFGSLANRMNLLDEYFSTDVEGTAGLKKASGSRELVKLQSQKNCNGEKHCDGRRNLVATSGFLEQARKFSAHLTAKSGRGVSESVSGTISQLESPTGGSRKLQSSGVISSATSFSDGQLLASQGKEQFSLTTSAEIAKDKPNVQPTKSIMFQKISDTTKNGNLCLVAEKYRQRCRTDSDEVVDENSRKRKRLLEAVVSRKHLSSDDKKKNSQIGEKMGTVQSMVAGTGYRPLGKEGTLVPDRQGGSSADGITVSKKRRVSSKKKTNFFEFNQSDKIPGNNAGKTMCLSTAKGHEATTLFPEDVAVTDYMKLLELDNLEEESYYQMARESLLSPDLPQVDFLGGEIVNEDKNPARALDLTASNNMGLRETIISSETPSLNTPNDLVTVTMPPMLTTLHSHILQHVVVFSNIEDRNSIIKIFHAAKNCAHQCPAVTTTQWAVPAILSSLKMEENLLAQERVCVFLSLLLHNFSVVSSMKMGNTLNVDSFSCMDSFSKHIHGVMADIEAGIMLSEFSEELLALLQDLLSEQRVLSSVKSSETSDSDLSIPVTFNGEYMALVSKIAPNEHLVAGSTVLAAICTALDRTGCIWEASFEILHKHSRENSSVLLTILHVFAYIAGDKMVSSTEYDLSIEVLKSIVMFLENRQIGTVDANAKLHSGKNKCLFSDRSSSLEAMAYKLMEILQEFAQSNTLHQSLKEFSPAHKDFQCVLTRDQSINLCDILSLVELIACYTAWDWTRANIVAPLLKMLGMPLPMNLSVAIVSLLGQLSSIGVDAGGYENEGISNLRVKLSAFLQCETTLKAGFAVQIATVSSLLKTLQLDLPIAFQGKTTILPCSHDQSSSGSVNLVTKWFSLLSEEQQVFASEFLQNLC; encoded by the exons ATGGCGGCGGCTAATGCTCCACCTGAACTGGCTTCAGGAAACCCTTGCTGCCTCGCG TGGCAAGGGAAGTACATGGGAATGAGGAAGAGGCGGGATGCTTTTAAAGAAGCGGTAACTCTTCTCCAGAAGGCCATAGCAGATGCTAATGCTGAAAAATCTAAGCTCGAGAAAA AACTTGGAGAGATGGCGGCTGACAGAGACACTAAGGAAAATGATTCAACGGTAAGAGCAGCACTGGAGAAAGAAATTTCTGGTTTGAAGTCTGAGATATTGTCTTTGCAACAAAAACTGGAGCAGAACCTTAAAGAAACAAAGCTTCTTCAGCATCAAGCTTCCAGTCGAGGAAAGGAGATCAATGAACTGAAGGAACTCCTTAAGAAAGAAACATTAAGGGCAGATAATTCTGAAGAAGAGCGGGAACACGCTTTTAAGGAACTGAACAAGGCAAAGGCTCTGGTAGTAAAAGATGAGGAGACCAAGCCACTTGTTCctgaagtaaaaaaagaaattagtcTGGTTAAAAATCTTCTTGCAAGCGAGAGGCAGAAGACAGAGTCAGAAAGGAAGAAAGCAgaatcagagaaaaagaaagctgatcAGTATCTTTCTGAGTTGGAGATGTTAAGAACTACAGCTCATAAGACTTCTGATTTACTTACTTTGACCTCCAATCTGGAGACTGTAAAAAAGCAACTTGAGTTTGAAAAACAAAAGGCACTGAAAGAGAAAAAACGTGCAGATATGGAGAGTGCAAAAGCTAGGGAACAGATGAAGCTTGCGGAaggtttttctaaaaaatttgaaactgtTAGAGCAAGAAATGAAGAGCTTACGAAAGAAATGGAATCGGAAAGCGCTAGTAGCAAAGTAAAGTTAGCTGAAAACTCGGTAAAACTGGAAGAGAAGATAAGGCTCCTTGAGATGCATAAGAAATCAGCCTTGGACTGGAAATCTCGTGTTGATGATCTGACTCAGCAGTTACAAGAAACACGATTAGTGACTGAAGGTTTAAAGAAGCAAGTGCAGGAGCTATCACCTTCCCAGGAATCCATCAAGACTCACTCTATTTCCCCTCAGAAAGTCAGAGATCTGGAAAAGGCTAAACGCAAGCTTTTGAAGAAACAGCTGAAGTTTGAGAGAAATTGTGCAAAACACTCCAATAAAGTggctaaatttgaaaaatttcaaaGGGAATTTCAGGCCAAAGAGCTAGGTCAGTTAAAACTGGAGTTTGGTAGTCTTGCAAATCGCATGAACCTACTGGATGAGTATTTTTCAACAGACGTTGAAGGTACAGCTGGCCTTAAAAAG GCTTCAGGAAGCAGGGAACTGGTGAAGCTACAATCACAGAAGAACTGTAATGGTGAAAAGCATTGTGACGGACGACGCAATTTGGTTGCCACCTCTGGTTTTCTGGAGCAGGCTCGCAAGTTTTCTGCTCACTTAACTGCTAAATCTGGACGAGGCGTGAGTGAGTCTGTCTCAGGTACTATTTCTCAATTAGAGTCTCCGACTGGAGGCTCTAGAAAATTACAGAGTTCTGGAGTAATTTCCAGCGCAACATCTTTTTCTGATGGGCAGTTACTGGCCTCACAGGGAAAAGAGCAGTTCTCTCTTACAACTTCAGCAGAAATAGCAAAAGATAAACCGAATGTCCAACCAACAAAATCAATTATGTTCCAGAAAATCTCCGACACAACTAAAAATGGGAATCTCTGTTTGGTGGCTGAAAAATATCGTCAAAGATGTCGGACAGATAGTGATGAGGTAGTTGATGAGAACTcccggaaaagaaaaagattgttagAGGCAGTTGTGTCTCGTAAGCATCTCTCATCtgatgataaaaagaaaaattcgcAGATTGGAGAGAAGATGGGCACAGTGCAGTCCATGGTTGCTGGAACCGGGTATAGGCCTCTAGGAAAAGAAGGAACCTTGGTCCCTGATAGGCAAGGTGGCTCCTCCGCAGATGGCATTACAGTTTCCAAGAAAAGAAGGGTTTCTTCTAAGAAGAAGactaatttttttgagtttaacCAGTCAGACAAGATTCCAGGTAATAATGCTGGAAAAACTATGTGCCTCTCTACTGCTAAAGGACATGAGGCGACAACATTATTTCCGGAGGACGTTGCTGTTACAGATTATATGAAGTTGCTAGAGTTGGATAATTTGGAAGAAGAGAGTTATTACCAGATGGCCAGAGAATCGCTTCTTTCTCCTGATCTTCCTCAGGTAGATTTTTTGGGTGGCGAGATCGTGAATGAGGACAAAAATCCTGCCAGGGCTCTTGACTTGACTGCCAGTAATAACATGGGTTTACGTGAGACCATAATTTCTAGTGAAACTCCCAGTCTCAACACTCCGAATGATTTAGTGACAGTCACAATGCCACCCATGTTGACAACTTTGCATAGTCATATTCTTCAACACGTTGTTGTGTTTTCAAATATTGAAGACCGGAACAGTATCATCAAAATATTCCATGCTGCAAAAAATTGTGCTCACCAATGTCCGGCAGTTACTACAACACAGTGGGCAGTGCCAGCAATTCTATCCTCTTTAAAAATGGAAGAAAACCTTTTGGCCCA ggAAAGGGTTTGTGTGTTCCTCTCGTTGCTACTCCATAACTTCTCTGTGGTTTCCTCAATGAAAATGGGGAACACTTTGAATGTTGATTCTTTCTCCTGcatggattctttttcaaaacatatACATGGTG TTATGGCTGATATTGAAGCTGGAATTATGCTGTCTGAATTTTCGGAAGAACTCCTTGCTCTCCTTCAGGACCTCCTTTCCGAGCAGAGGGTACTATCTTCTGTTAAATCATCAGAAACATCTGATTCTGATCTAAGCATTCCTGTCACCTTCAATGGAGAATATATGGCTCTCGTCAGCAAAATCGCTCCAAATGAGCATTTGGTGGCTGGAAGTACTGTTTTGGCGGCAATATGTACTGCACTGGATCGTACTGGATGTATCTGGGAAGCTTCCTTTGAAATCTTGCACAAGCACAGTCGTGAGAACTCCTCAGTGCTACTGACCATTCTTCACGTTTTTGCTTACATTGCTGGAGATAAAATGGTGTCCTCTACTGAGTATGACCTATCAATTGAAGTGTTGAAATCCATTGTCATGTTTCTAGAGAACAGACAGATTGGTACTGTGGATGCAAATGCTAAGTTGCACTCAGGCAAGAACAAGTGTCTATTCTCAGACAGGTCTTCCTCGTTGGAGGCTATGGCATATAAGCTCATGGAAATTCTTCAGGAGTTTGCGCAGTCTAATACGTTGCATCAAAGCTTGAAGGAATTTAGCCCAGCACACAAAGACTTCCAGTGCGTATTGACCAGGGATCAAAGTATTAATCTCTGTGACATTCTGTCATTGGTGGAGCTTATTGCTTGTTACACG GCATGGGACTGGACTAGGGCGAACATTGTTGCTCCACTGCTTAAGATGCTTGGAATGCCATTGCCAATGAACCTCTCTGTTGCAATCGTCTCTCTTCTCGGGCAACTTAGCAg TATTGGAGTGGATGCTGGTGGCTATGAAAATGAAGGAATCTCAAACTTGAGAGTGAAACTGTCAGCATTTTTACAGTGTGAGACGACACTAAAGGCCGGTTTTGCAGTCCAGATAGCAACTGTGAGCTCCCTCCTGAAGACACTTCAACTGGATTTGCCAATAGCCTTTCAAGGCAAAACCACAATCCTTCCTTGTTCTCACGACCAAAGCTCATCTGGTTCTGTCAATCTGGTTACCAAGTGGTTCTCTTTGTTGAGCGAAGAACAACAAGTTTTTGCATCCGAGTTTTTACAAAACCTTTGTTGA
- the LOC104792236 gene encoding uncharacterized protein LOC104792236 isoform X2, producing the protein MAADRDTKENDSTVRAALEKEISGLKSEILSLQQKLEQNLKETKLLQHQASSRGKEINELKELLKKETLRADNSEEEREHAFKELNKAKALVVKDEETKPLVPEVKKEISLVKNLLASERQKTESERKKAESEKKKADQYLSELEMLRTTAHKTSDLLTLTSNLETVKKQLEFEKQKALKEKKRADMESAKAREQMKLAEGFSKKFETVRARNEELTKEMESESASSKVKLAENSVKLEEKIRLLEMHKKSALDWKSRVDDLTQQLQETRLVTEGLKKQVQELSPSQESIKTHSISPQKVRDLEKAKRKLLKKQLKFERNCAKHSNKVAKFEKFQREFQAKELGQLKLEFGSLANRMNLLDEYFSTDVEGTAGLKKASGSRELVKLQSQKNCNGEKHCDGRRNLVATSGFLEQARKFSAHLTAKSGRGVSESVSGTISQLESPTGGSRKLQSSGVISSATSFSDGQLLASQGKEQFSLTTSAEIAKDKPNVQPTKSIMFQKISDTTKNGNLCLVAEKYRQRCRTDSDEVVDENSRKRKRLLEAVVSRKHLSSDDKKKNSQIGEKMGTVQSMVAGTGYRPLGKEGTLVPDRQGGSSADGITVSKKRRVSSKKKTNFFEFNQSDKIPGNNAGKTMCLSTAKGHEATTLFPEDVAVTDYMKLLELDNLEEESYYQMARESLLSPDLPQVDFLGGEIVNEDKNPARALDLTASNNMGLRETIISSETPSLNTPNDLVTVTMPPMLTTLHSHILQHVVVFSNIEDRNSIIKIFHAAKNCAHQCPAVTTTQWAVPAILSSLKMEENLLAQERVCVFLSLLLHNFSVVSSMKMGNTLNVDSFSCMDSFSKHIHGVMADIEAGIMLSEFSEELLALLQDLLSEQRVLSSVKSSETSDSDLSIPVTFNGEYMALVSKIAPNEHLVAGSTVLAAICTALDRTGCIWEASFEILHKHSRENSSVLLTILHVFAYIAGDKMVSSTEYDLSIEVLKSIVMFLENRQIGTVDANAKLHSGKNKCLFSDRSSSLEAMAYKLMEILQEFAQSNTLHQSLKEFSPAHKDFQCVLTRDQSINLCDILSLVELIACYTAWDWTRANIVAPLLKMLGMPLPMNLSVAIVSLLGQLSSIGVDAGGYENEGISNLRVKLSAFLQCETTLKAGFAVQIATVSSLLKTLQLDLPIAFQGKTTILPCSHDQSSSGSVNLVTKWFSLLSEEQQVFASEFLQNLC; encoded by the exons ATGGCGGCTGACAGAGACACTAAGGAAAATGATTCAACGGTAAGAGCAGCACTGGAGAAAGAAATTTCTGGTTTGAAGTCTGAGATATTGTCTTTGCAACAAAAACTGGAGCAGAACCTTAAAGAAACAAAGCTTCTTCAGCATCAAGCTTCCAGTCGAGGAAAGGAGATCAATGAACTGAAGGAACTCCTTAAGAAAGAAACATTAAGGGCAGATAATTCTGAAGAAGAGCGGGAACACGCTTTTAAGGAACTGAACAAGGCAAAGGCTCTGGTAGTAAAAGATGAGGAGACCAAGCCACTTGTTCctgaagtaaaaaaagaaattagtcTGGTTAAAAATCTTCTTGCAAGCGAGAGGCAGAAGACAGAGTCAGAAAGGAAGAAAGCAgaatcagagaaaaagaaagctgatcAGTATCTTTCTGAGTTGGAGATGTTAAGAACTACAGCTCATAAGACTTCTGATTTACTTACTTTGACCTCCAATCTGGAGACTGTAAAAAAGCAACTTGAGTTTGAAAAACAAAAGGCACTGAAAGAGAAAAAACGTGCAGATATGGAGAGTGCAAAAGCTAGGGAACAGATGAAGCTTGCGGAaggtttttctaaaaaatttgaaactgtTAGAGCAAGAAATGAAGAGCTTACGAAAGAAATGGAATCGGAAAGCGCTAGTAGCAAAGTAAAGTTAGCTGAAAACTCGGTAAAACTGGAAGAGAAGATAAGGCTCCTTGAGATGCATAAGAAATCAGCCTTGGACTGGAAATCTCGTGTTGATGATCTGACTCAGCAGTTACAAGAAACACGATTAGTGACTGAAGGTTTAAAGAAGCAAGTGCAGGAGCTATCACCTTCCCAGGAATCCATCAAGACTCACTCTATTTCCCCTCAGAAAGTCAGAGATCTGGAAAAGGCTAAACGCAAGCTTTTGAAGAAACAGCTGAAGTTTGAGAGAAATTGTGCAAAACACTCCAATAAAGTggctaaatttgaaaaatttcaaaGGGAATTTCAGGCCAAAGAGCTAGGTCAGTTAAAACTGGAGTTTGGTAGTCTTGCAAATCGCATGAACCTACTGGATGAGTATTTTTCAACAGACGTTGAAGGTACAGCTGGCCTTAAAAAG GCTTCAGGAAGCAGGGAACTGGTGAAGCTACAATCACAGAAGAACTGTAATGGTGAAAAGCATTGTGACGGACGACGCAATTTGGTTGCCACCTCTGGTTTTCTGGAGCAGGCTCGCAAGTTTTCTGCTCACTTAACTGCTAAATCTGGACGAGGCGTGAGTGAGTCTGTCTCAGGTACTATTTCTCAATTAGAGTCTCCGACTGGAGGCTCTAGAAAATTACAGAGTTCTGGAGTAATTTCCAGCGCAACATCTTTTTCTGATGGGCAGTTACTGGCCTCACAGGGAAAAGAGCAGTTCTCTCTTACAACTTCAGCAGAAATAGCAAAAGATAAACCGAATGTCCAACCAACAAAATCAATTATGTTCCAGAAAATCTCCGACACAACTAAAAATGGGAATCTCTGTTTGGTGGCTGAAAAATATCGTCAAAGATGTCGGACAGATAGTGATGAGGTAGTTGATGAGAACTcccggaaaagaaaaagattgttagAGGCAGTTGTGTCTCGTAAGCATCTCTCATCtgatgataaaaagaaaaattcgcAGATTGGAGAGAAGATGGGCACAGTGCAGTCCATGGTTGCTGGAACCGGGTATAGGCCTCTAGGAAAAGAAGGAACCTTGGTCCCTGATAGGCAAGGTGGCTCCTCCGCAGATGGCATTACAGTTTCCAAGAAAAGAAGGGTTTCTTCTAAGAAGAAGactaatttttttgagtttaacCAGTCAGACAAGATTCCAGGTAATAATGCTGGAAAAACTATGTGCCTCTCTACTGCTAAAGGACATGAGGCGACAACATTATTTCCGGAGGACGTTGCTGTTACAGATTATATGAAGTTGCTAGAGTTGGATAATTTGGAAGAAGAGAGTTATTACCAGATGGCCAGAGAATCGCTTCTTTCTCCTGATCTTCCTCAGGTAGATTTTTTGGGTGGCGAGATCGTGAATGAGGACAAAAATCCTGCCAGGGCTCTTGACTTGACTGCCAGTAATAACATGGGTTTACGTGAGACCATAATTTCTAGTGAAACTCCCAGTCTCAACACTCCGAATGATTTAGTGACAGTCACAATGCCACCCATGTTGACAACTTTGCATAGTCATATTCTTCAACACGTTGTTGTGTTTTCAAATATTGAAGACCGGAACAGTATCATCAAAATATTCCATGCTGCAAAAAATTGTGCTCACCAATGTCCGGCAGTTACTACAACACAGTGGGCAGTGCCAGCAATTCTATCCTCTTTAAAAATGGAAGAAAACCTTTTGGCCCA ggAAAGGGTTTGTGTGTTCCTCTCGTTGCTACTCCATAACTTCTCTGTGGTTTCCTCAATGAAAATGGGGAACACTTTGAATGTTGATTCTTTCTCCTGcatggattctttttcaaaacatatACATGGTG TTATGGCTGATATTGAAGCTGGAATTATGCTGTCTGAATTTTCGGAAGAACTCCTTGCTCTCCTTCAGGACCTCCTTTCCGAGCAGAGGGTACTATCTTCTGTTAAATCATCAGAAACATCTGATTCTGATCTAAGCATTCCTGTCACCTTCAATGGAGAATATATGGCTCTCGTCAGCAAAATCGCTCCAAATGAGCATTTGGTGGCTGGAAGTACTGTTTTGGCGGCAATATGTACTGCACTGGATCGTACTGGATGTATCTGGGAAGCTTCCTTTGAAATCTTGCACAAGCACAGTCGTGAGAACTCCTCAGTGCTACTGACCATTCTTCACGTTTTTGCTTACATTGCTGGAGATAAAATGGTGTCCTCTACTGAGTATGACCTATCAATTGAAGTGTTGAAATCCATTGTCATGTTTCTAGAGAACAGACAGATTGGTACTGTGGATGCAAATGCTAAGTTGCACTCAGGCAAGAACAAGTGTCTATTCTCAGACAGGTCTTCCTCGTTGGAGGCTATGGCATATAAGCTCATGGAAATTCTTCAGGAGTTTGCGCAGTCTAATACGTTGCATCAAAGCTTGAAGGAATTTAGCCCAGCACACAAAGACTTCCAGTGCGTATTGACCAGGGATCAAAGTATTAATCTCTGTGACATTCTGTCATTGGTGGAGCTTATTGCTTGTTACACG GCATGGGACTGGACTAGGGCGAACATTGTTGCTCCACTGCTTAAGATGCTTGGAATGCCATTGCCAATGAACCTCTCTGTTGCAATCGTCTCTCTTCTCGGGCAACTTAGCAg TATTGGAGTGGATGCTGGTGGCTATGAAAATGAAGGAATCTCAAACTTGAGAGTGAAACTGTCAGCATTTTTACAGTGTGAGACGACACTAAAGGCCGGTTTTGCAGTCCAGATAGCAACTGTGAGCTCCCTCCTGAAGACACTTCAACTGGATTTGCCAATAGCCTTTCAAGGCAAAACCACAATCCTTCCTTGTTCTCACGACCAAAGCTCATCTGGTTCTGTCAATCTGGTTACCAAGTGGTTCTCTTTGTTGAGCGAAGAACAACAAGTTTTTGCATCCGAGTTTTTACAAAACCTTTGTTGA
- the LOC104699234 gene encoding berberine bridge enzyme-like 4: protein MPMQQFWSRPPFLIFIIYLITSQRVNSSPPSLSLPEHFLRCLDTQPSDHGSPNSRTAVTPTNSSFSTNLMNGVRNLRFASPSTRKPEAIVAAVTETHIRATISCCKLLNLELRIRSGGHDYEGFSYTSPVPFVILDMFNFNKIDINMKDETVWIQAGASLGELYYNIASKSKVHAFPAGVCPKVGAGGHFSGGGFGNLMRKYGLSIDHIIDAQIMDANGKVYRNRRAMGEDVFWAIRGGGGGSYGVILAWKLKLVRVPEKVTVFKLERTVKEGAVDLVYKWQQVAPVIDRDLFIRLEIKPINRKISKGKTIKVSFIGMFLGLPKKLLNITKQSFPELHLTKSDCMVKKWIESSVFWANYPENAPIELMLKRVSTNEYYWKRTSDFVQTPISKQGLAKIFQTMIDHSPLPRRVWMQWNPWGGRMAEIASDATAFVHRGGNVFMIEHFMNWYKPGDELEEKFLSIARSFKEAMAPYVSKNPREAFFNYRDVDIGITTPGYNATYEGAKVYGDSYFRGNYLRLVKIKARFDRTNFFRSQQGIPVLA from the coding sequence ATGCCAATGCAGCAGTTCTGGTCACGACCaccatttcttatttttattatctatcTCATCACAAGTCAACGAGTCAACTCATCACCACCGTCACTATCTCTCCCGGAGCATTTCCTCCGATGTCTCGACACTCAGCCGTCCGACCACGGCAGTCCCAACTCAAGAACCGCCGTGACTCCCACAAACTCATCTTTCTCAACAAACCTAATGAACGGCGTCAGAAACCTCCGGTTCGCTTCTCCTTCCACGAGAAAACCAGAAGCCATCGTAGCCGCCGTAACCGAAACCCACATAAGAGCGACGATCTCCTGCTGCAAACTCCTAAACCTCGAGCTAAGGATCCGTAGCGGTGGCCACGACTACGAAGGCTTCTCATACACCTCTCCAGTACCATTCGTGATCTTAGACATGTTCAACTTCAACAAAATCGATATCAACATGAAAGACGAAACCGTTTGGATCCAAGCCGGAGCCTCGCTAGGTGAGCTTTACTACAACATTGCAAGTAAAAGCAAAGTCCACGCTTTTCCCGCCGGAGTCTGTCCCAAAGTCGGCGCCGGAGGACATTTCAGCGGCGGAGGATTCGGTAACCTAATGAGAAAATACGGTTTATCGATTGATCATATCATCGACGCTCAAATCATGGACGCCAACGGTAAAGTCTACCGTAACCGACGTGCAATGGGAGAAGACGTGTTTTGGGCCATTCGCGGCGGAGGAGGCGGAAGCTACGGCGTTATCTTGGCATGGAAGTTAAAACTCGTTAGGGTTCCGGAGAAGGTCACCGTTTTTAAACTGGAAAGAACGGTGAAAGAAGGTGCCGTTGATTTGGTTTATAAATGGCAACAAGTAGCTCCGGTTATCGACAGAGATTTATTTATCCGGTTAGAGATTAAACCGATAAACCGGAAAATCTCGAAAGGTAAGACTATTAAAGTCTCATTCATCGGAATGTTTCTTGGTTTACCAAAGAAGCTTTTAAACATAACGAAACAGAGTTTTCCCGAGCTACATTTAACAAAATCGGACTGCATGGTTAAGAAATGGATCGAATCGAGCGTTTTCTGGGCTAATTACCCAGAAAATGCACCGATTGAGCTTATGCTGAAGAGAGTATCAACAAACGAGTACTACTGGAAAcgtacttcagattttgttcaAACTCCAATATCAAAACAGGGTCTTGCAAAGATTTTTCAGACGATGATCGATCATTCACCACTTCCACGACGAGTTTGGATGCAATGGAACCCATGGGGAGGGAGAATGGCTGAGATAGCGTCTGATGCGACGGCGTTTGTGCATAGAGGTGGTAACGTTTTCATGATTGAGCATTTCATGAATTGGTATAAACCTGGAGATGAGCTAGAAGAGAAGTTCTTGTCGATTGCGAGAAGTTTTAAAGAAGCAATGGCTCCGTATGTTTCGAAGAATCCGAGAGAAGCTTTCTTTAACTACAGAGACGTTGATATTGGGATCACAACGCCGGGGTATAATGCTACGTATGAAGGAGCTAAGGTTTATGGGGATAGTTACTTTAGAGGGAATTATTTGAGATTGGTTAAGATTAAAGCCCGGTTCGACCGGACTAATTTTTTCCGGTCTCAGCAAGGGATTCCGGTTCTTGCTTAG
- the LOC104792237 gene encoding berberine bridge enzyme-like 4, whose translation MALAIPIAFLVTLLLVSVPSSLSTTLQQDFMQCLVDNSDVSFPITASFFSPDQNATLFKEELESTAQNLRYLTPSKPKPVFIFEPLYETHVQAAVVCAKKLKVQLRVRSGGHDYEGLSFVAEDETPFVVVDLSKLRQVDVDLDSSSAWAHAGATNGEVYYRIQEKSQTHGFPAGLCSSLGMGGHLVGGAYGSMMRKFGLGADNVLDARIVDANGKILDRAAMGEDVFWAIRGAGGGSFGVILAWKIKLVPVPATVTVFTVTKTLEQDGTNVLYKWQQVADKLDDDLFIRVIISPARKTTGSADRTISMSFQAQFLGDSNRLLEIMQKDFPELGLTEKDCTEMSWIKSVMYIAGFPNSAAPEALLAGKSLFKNHFKAKSDFVKEPIPVEGLEGLWKRFLEEDSPLTIWNPYGGMMSRISESETPFPHREGTLFKIQWLSTWPDGEASEAKHMKWIREMYDYMEQYVSQNPRQAYVNYRDLDLGTNKEGSDAREWGAKYYKGNFERLVKIKGEFDPDNFFRHEQSVPTKIG comes from the exons ATGGCGTTAGCGATACCGATTGCGTTTCTTGTAACGCTACTACTAGTATCGGTTCCATCGTCTTTATCCACCACCCTACAACAAGATTTCATGCAGTGCCTCGTCGACAACTCCGACGTCTCGTTCCCGATAACGGCTTCGTTCTTCTCACCTGACCAAAACGCTACTTTGTTCAAAGAGGAGCTTGAATCCACGGCACAGAATCTCCGGTACTTGACGCCGTCGAAGCCGAAGCCTGTCTTCATATTCGAGCCTTTGTACGAGACGCACGTCCAAGCAGCGGTCGTGTGTGCCAAGAAGCTTAAGGTTCAGCTGAGGGTACGTAGCGGTGGCCACGACTACGAAGGGCTCTCGTTCGTCGCCGAGGACGAGACGCCGTTTGTGGTCGTCGATTTGTCGAAGCTTAGACAGGTCGACGTCGATTTGGACAGTAGCAGCGCGTGGGCTCACGCTGGTGCTACCAACGGAGAGGTTTATTATAG GATCCAAGAAAAAAGCCAGACCCATGGTTTCCCGGCGGGTTTATGCTCAAGCCTTGGCATGGGCGGTCACTTAGTCGGCGGAGCTTACGGTTCGATGATGCGCAAGTTCGGCCTCGGTGCTGACAATGTACTCGACGCCAGAATCGTCGACGCCAATGGTAAGATCCTTGACCGTGCTGCGATGGGAGAAGACGTTTTCTGGGCGATTCGCGGAGCTGGCGGCGGTAGTTTCGGAGTGATCCTCGCTTGGAAGATCAAGCTCGTACCGGTTCCAGCCACCGTGACGGTATTCACAGTAACGAAGACGCTTGAGCAAGACGGGACTAATGTATTGTACAAATGGCAACAAGTCGCTGATAAGCTTGACGATGATCTCTTCATCCGCGTGATTATTTCTCCGGCGAGAAAAACCACCGGATCGGCAGATCGAACCATCTCGATGTCGTTCCAAGCTCAGTTTCTCGGCGACTCTAATCGTCTCTTGGAG ATAATGCAGAAGGATTTCCCTGAGCTAGGACTGACCGAGAAGGACTGCACTGAGATGAGCTGGATCAAATCAGTGATGTACATTGCCGGATTCCCAAACAGTGCAGCACCAGAAGCTTTACTAGCCGGTAAATCATTGTTCAAGAATCACTTCAAAGCCAAATCAGACTTTGTGAAAGAGCCAATTCCAGTAGAAGGCTTAGAAGGATTATGGAAGAGGTTTTTAGAAGAGGATTCGCCTTTGACGATATGGAACCCTTACGGAGGAATGATGTCGAGGATCTCCGAGTCAGAGACACCTTTCCCTCACAGGGAAGGGACGTTGTTCAAGATTCAGTGGCTAAGCACTTGGCCAGATGGGGAAGCGAGTGAGGCCAAGCATATGAAGTGGATTAGGGAAATGTATGATTACATGGAGCAGTATGTGTCCCAGAACCCGAGGCAGGCGTACGTGAATTACAGGGATCTTGATTTGGGGACTAATAAGGAAGGAAGTGATGCTAGAGAGTGGGGGGCTAAGTATTACAAAGGGAACTTTGAGAGGTTGGTGAAGATCAAGGGTGAGTTTGATCCTGATAATTTCTTCAGGCATGAACAGAGTGTTCCAACAAAGATTGGTTGA